The Christiangramia forsetii KT0803 DNA segment ATCTTTCATCTTCACCACCTCGCATTTTTTCTCCAGAAAATCTACTGAAATATAGGCGTCACGCTGAAAGAACCTTGATTTTCTCATGTTCTTCATAGAGATTCGGCTTGCTGTTAAATTGGCAACACAACCATTCTCAAATTCAATCCTCGCATTGGCAATATCTGGAGTGTCACTAATTACTGAAACTCCGCTGGCATTGATCTTAACCACTTTTGATTTCACCACACTCAGTACAGCATCTATATCGTGGATCATCAGGTCTAATACAACGGGAACATCGGTGCCACGGGGGTTAAATTCTGCAAGTCTATGTGCTTCGATGAACATAGGGTTTTCAATACGATCTGCAACCGCCTGAAACGCCGGGTTAAATCTTTCTACATGACCTACCTGACCTTTTACACCATGTTCTTTAGTAAGTTTAATGAGTTCTTCAGCCTCCTCGTAAGTATTGGTGATAGGTTTCTCAATAAAAAGATGTTTGCCTGCAGAAATGACCTTTTTTGCGACGTCAAAATGCGCCAGAGTAGGAGTGACCACATCTATCATATCTGCCTCAGCAATTAATTCATCCAGATTTTCATACATCTTATAGCCAAATTCTTTAGCTACTTTTTCAGCATTCTTTTTATCTGCGTCGTAAAAACCGATAAGCTCATATTCTTCAGACTGCTTTAAAAGTTTTAGATGAATTTTTCCCAAATGACCTGCACCCAGGACTCCTGCTTTCAGCATATTTTTGCATTTTTCACAAAAATAGCATTTTGATATTAAATACTTTATAAAATTAGGCCAAATCCCGGACGGCATTTGCTTGGGATAAATCACATGCTTTGCCTAATTTTATGCCTGATTAAAGCACAGAAAAGTTGAAGGATACTTACAGACATCAGGGGAAAAGACAGCAGTTGGTAAAAACCGTGAAAAAAAAGGGGATTACCGATGAGAAGGTGCTTGGCGCTATAGGAAATATCCCGCGACATCTTTTTATGGACAGTAGTTTTGAAGATCATGCCTATCAGGATAAAGCTTTTCCTATCGCAGCAGATCAAACAATTTCCCAACCCTATACAGTGGCTTTTCAGTCTGAACTTTTAGAGATTAAAAAAGGGGAAAAAGTTTTGGAAGTTGGTACCGGAAGCGGATATCAAACCGCGGTTCTCTGTCTGCTAGGTGCTAAAGTATATAGTATTGAGCGCCAGCGTGAGCTCTATAAAAAAACGAAAAGTTTTCTTTCAAAACTTGGTTACAGACCTAAATACCTGAGTTTTGGTGATGGTTATAAGGGAATTCCCGAGTATGCGCCTTACGATAAAATTATAGTCACAGCGGGAGCGCCAGAAGTTCCAAGAGACCTTTTGAGTCAGTTAAAAGTAGGGGGCAGGCTGGTAATTCCCGTAGGAACCGATGTGCAAACGATGACTTTATTCATTAGAAAATCTGCCAAGGAATTTGATAAAAACGAGTTTGGAGCTTTTAGATTTGTGCCCTTGCTGGAAGACAAAAATTAGTTTATAATTGATAATGAATAATTGAAAATTATCATTTTGAATGATTTATGTTATTTCAAAAGGAGCATAGCCGAGGAGAAACCTATTGGGTAATACGATTTACCAGGAGATACCTCCCTTTGGTCGAGATGACAAGTAAAATTGAACTCTGTTTTTAGTTGAATGATAACCGCACAATTCTGAAGACTGTCAATTTTAAGGTAGAAATATGAAATTTCAACTTTCTTTCAAAACTGGATTTGTTCATTTCGAAGAAGCACCGGGATTGAAAAATCTCTCTTTATCTATAAATCTTGACCTACATACTCTGAAATAATAACTAAAAAAGCCCCGTTTAAAACGAGGCTCTTAATTATTAAAAGATTGTATAGTTTACTTTGCAGAATTATCTTCAGCTTTATCAACTACAAGTCTGGTATCACGGTTAGCGATTTCCCAGGCAGTTAAAAAAGCAAGCTTAGCTCTTTTTTCCAAAGCTGAATAGCTGATTTTTTCAGCAGTGTCGGTAGGCTTATGGTAATCTGCATGCACCCCGTTGAAATAAAATATTACAGGAATATTATTTTTTGCGAAGTTATAATGGTCACTTCTATAATAAAATCTGTTAGGATCATTTTCATCATTATATTTATAATCGAGATCCATATTCATATACTTATTATTCACTTCTTCGCTTAATTCATGAAGTTCTGTACTCAACATGTCACTTCCAATTAAGTAAACATAGTTGTCGTTACCTTCATGTGCAGGATCTATACGACCAATCATATCCATATTGAG contains these protein-coding regions:
- a CDS encoding Gfo/Idh/MocA family protein, whose protein sequence is MLKAGVLGAGHLGKIHLKLLKQSEEYELIGFYDADKKNAEKVAKEFGYKMYENLDELIAEADMIDVVTPTLAHFDVAKKVISAGKHLFIEKPITNTYEEAEELIKLTKEHGVKGQVGHVERFNPAFQAVADRIENPMFIEAHRLAEFNPRGTDVPVVLDLMIHDIDAVLSVVKSKVVKINASGVSVISDTPDIANARIEFENGCVANLTASRISMKNMRKSRFFQRDAYISVDFLEKKCEVVKMKDAPENPDEYAMVLQNAEGIKKQIYFDNPDVSANNAILEELESFADAINNDKEPVVTMQQAANALKVANRVIANFNV
- a CDS encoding protein-L-isoaspartate(D-aspartate) O-methyltransferase — encoded protein: MKDTYRHQGKRQQLVKTVKKKGITDEKVLGAIGNIPRHLFMDSSFEDHAYQDKAFPIAADQTISQPYTVAFQSELLEIKKGEKVLEVGTGSGYQTAVLCLLGAKVYSIERQRELYKKTKSFLSKLGYRPKYLSFGDGYKGIPEYAPYDKIIVTAGAPEVPRDLLSQLKVGGRLVIPVGTDVQTMTLFIRKSAKEFDKNEFGAFRFVPLLEDKN